From the genome of Paralichthys olivaceus isolate ysfri-2021 chromosome 4, ASM2471397v2, whole genome shotgun sequence:
GACTGGTGTTCCTGTGCGAGGTGTTTGCGTTTCCGATGGCGCTGGTGGAGTGGAAGAAGGAGGGGCGAGACGTGGTCCTGCCCGGTGACGACCCGCACATCTCTGTCCAGGTACAGACGCTCTGCTGACACAACTCCCCGTTTGTACGTCTGATttcctgtccctctctgtccgtCTCACAGTCTCGGGGCGGTCCTCTGAAATTCGAGCTCTCCAGTTGGCTGCAGATTGAGGGGGCGGAGCCCGGAGATTCTGGGACCTATCACTGCATTGCCCATAACAACCTGGGATCTGTCTCCGCCTCCGCTGTACTGGGAGTACTTGGAACAGGTGAGCGGTTACACCTGTCCTGGTCTTAAAGGGACACACACGTGTTTCACGTCGTCTTAAAGGGACACTAACATGTAACCTCTCTCCCAGAGGAGCTGTCGTCCTACCTGGCCAACAGCGTCTCAGAGATGAAGCAGTTGATGGACACCACAGACTACGAGCAGGACTCCTACTGATCCACATGAGACTTCCTGTCATGTGTCGTCCATCACAGACTGTGGCGTCTCTGAAATCGACAGATTGAGCTTCAGGTcacttgatgatgatgaatgaagatatatatatataatataaataagcatatttatatataatgataatgtCTGTATCAGTTTCTCTTCATTCTGAATGTGACAGGGAGGATTTTCTATTTGTCTGTAACTTTGATTCTTATATTTTCTGATGTTTATGTAGCACTCTAACTTTGTTTAGATGACTGctttacaaatacagttattattattatgatgggTTTTCTCTAAAGTATCTTTCTGAATTGTATCTGAGGCTCAAActgaacatttctctctctcacgtcagacccacatttctctttcattgcTCGTTTGGTGACCATTGGTTGAACACTGGTTTTCagaatgcattgtgggatatgGAGTCCACTGTGTGAGGTTTAATTACTGTTAGTAAAGTCAATGTACGTATTTATGTCTGGATCTTTTCAAAGAAATTCACACACTCGTCCACTGATGATTGATTTGATGTTGGGAGAGAGGACACCTGAGGAGACCCAGCAAGCTAATGTTAGCGTGTTAGCACCGACCCACCGTCTCTGATGGTGTTTAAAGAACATGAATGATCTTCAGGAGCCGCTCAGACAGACGCTTCCTGCTGCTCGaccacaggaagtgacagagcagcagaaactaaatcctctgtgtctgtttccaCTCAGAGGAAACTGAAGCCACATGTGGTGAATCCATTCACTCAGACTGTAACCATAGCAACGAGTTCTGTTTAATATTGACTGTGGATATTAAACCTGTCTCTGGAGCCACAGTCTGTTCCAAGATAaactgagaagaagaagataatgaagatgaagatgaagaagaagatgatgaagaagttAAAGAAGATAAAGAAGATATAGAAGataaagaagatgatgaagaagataaagaagatgatgaagaagataaagaagatgatgaagaagataaagaagaagaagttaaagaagatgaagaagaagaagaaattaaagaagatgaagaagaagaagaaattaaagaagatgaagatgaagaagaagaagctcagACCGTTTCCTCCAGGCCGCCAGGGGGCGACAGAGCAGCTCAGCGACAGCGGATCCATCCTGTGTTGACATGTAGCGGAGTTAGCATTAGCTTGTGCTGTGCGGTAAGATGAACTATAATTAAATCGAATTAAACTAAAGTAAACTTCGAACAGATCTGATGAATCGCTTACATCCGGGTCTGTTCTCTCAAAAAGGACGCTTGGTCCTCCTAGCGTTAGCATGTTAGCTAATCCACCGAGACCCGAACCATGAAAGAAAAATGctcatttaaagtttgtttgatAATTACCATAAAAGGAATTCAGTATCTGATATAAATTAGAACTGCTCGTGAATCTAACATCACCACTATTACATTCGGCTTTGGTGACAAACAGCAGTCAtctgttatttaaataaaaatcaattgaGTTTGTTTGAATTCACTGACGTGTTTCTCTGAGATTCAGGCAGAAACCAATGAGGTGACCGCtggtaaaatgtaataaatgtaaaCGGAGTTCTTTATGTGGGAGCGACTCGTTGTTTAAAGTTAATAACGGAAGTTTGTTCGCAGTAAGTTTTGTGAAAGTGATGAAAGTGATGTTGTAACGTTAATGTGATCGTTACTCTACAGACTCGTGTGACTAGTTCATTACGTCACACAGCGCTGACGTTGTGCTTCTGTTCATttagggtcagaggtcaaaggtgagcTGGGGCAGTCTTCATCATGGTGAAGCAGCAGcggaggacagacaggtgaggatgaggaggagctgCTTCATCCTCACGTCAGCTGACGACCATTAAATCAACTGAAACCCAACGACTGATCACTgatcagctcctccagctcacaCAACAGGGAAGATCATGCCTCAACCTCTTgaacatgttttctctgtgctctCCCTGCAGGAGTTTTCTTCCTGCAGCAGGAAGCAGTGTGGAGCAGGTTCGATTCCATATTGGTCCTGTACAGAGGAGACCGCCGGCGTCGCTGCACCAGGTACATAAAACAACCCGCTGCCGCCCGTCTGCTCTCATGGATCaacttcactgtgtttttttgtttttttaagggtTCAGGCAGGAAGTGGGCGGGCTCAGGGACAGGAAGTGCTGACAGCTGGCAgcgctgcagcagctccaccaccacagaagaagagagaggaaatacACATGGAGACCTGGGACTGGGAGGTTcaggagagacaaagagggcGAGACTGGATGGGTCAGTCAGAGACGCTGGCGTCCCCTAGAGGCTACAGAGTTCATTACaaagagtttaaaataaaacttcagattagatattattttttcattggtTGCTAATCTATCAATAATCTGTCATGTGTCGAACATTTTCCCTTCAGAATCACAGAGTCGTCTGCTCAGGTCCCGGCATCATGTGATCAACCAGCCAATGAGAGCAGCTTGGCAGGAGGTGAGTTTATCACTTATATActctgtaaagctgctttcacacgtGAGCTCCAGGTAGAATCCAGAGAATCGTCTCCAGAGAatcgtctccagagttcatgtttcacagctgaaatactcagcagcaggttttctgctcagactcgttcagcatcagatcctcctcgttcttcaggtgagaggtggagcagacagacaggaagtgatcatgttttcacctgacaccgtcgtcagctcttatcaccacaaactgtctgtgtcttctacgtgtgtgtcagcactttgtcaccagagacatttgtttgtgtttcttgtcaTCAGATGGTGTTTCCTGCAGAGTTCCCCCTCttgaccagcaggtggcagcagagCTTAGTGAGGacagcagagcagctgaggTGAGGTCATGATTCTCAGGTTTTCACTGTGGTGACTTGAGTGACAtgttgtaatgtgtgtgtgtgtgtgtgtttgtgtgtagctgCAGAGTGTGGGGTCACTAAAGGTCACCATCCAGCGGAGCAGTGAGAGCAGAGAGtttggacagacagacagtacggcagagacacagacaggtggacTCCACTGTCACGTCTGTAACCTCACCTGTCGCTCTGTACAGGTGAGAATCAGCTCAACGATCAGTGAGCAGTGTTTTACAAATACCAcatccacagtgtgtgtgtgtgtgtgtgtgtgtgtgtgttcaggtgtttcATGAACACATGTCAGGAGCAGAGCACATGAAGAAACTTCAGGAGATCACACACTCCATcaacctcaacacacacacattgcaggacaggtatgaacacacacacacacacacacacacacacacacacacacacacacacacacacacacacacacacacacacactggaccaaCATGAGCCAGACTGCTATCTTGTCGTCCTCCAGGGGGCGTCGGCCTCACACTCAGCGCTGGTGTGACTCCTGTCAGACTCACTTCAgtggtgacatcatcatccatcgacagacaaaacaacacaaggtGAGaggctgatgacatcacagggtCAGAGCGTGACATCATCAGTTCATCAAACACAAACGTTAGCAACTCGTTAGCTTTACCATCTAAGTTAGATACAGTAGCTAACTGTGGGTTCCCCCGTGTGTGTCTCTATGATCCAGATGTGTAAGCAGCTGTGTCGTCCCTTCTGTCCCGTGTGTAAACGTCACTTCAGGACTCCCAGGAAGTTTGTGGAACACATGAAGtctccacaacacaaacagaaggtCAGCAGGGGGCGCCGTAGAGtccacagatacacacactgcacacagcagcagcatcacatgacatcatgttTCTTCCCAGGTACACCAGCAGGAggcgcaggaggaggagctgatcACAGTGGATGCTGTCGGCTGCTTcgagggggagaaggaggaagtAGAAGtagctgaagaagaagaagaggaagaagaagaggaagaagaagaaaaggagggtGATGCAAAAAAAGAGGCAGCAGATGAGAAAGTGTTGCAGGTTCGAcctgatttcacattttctctttttctctttggtttCATGAAAGTGATCAtataaatcagtgtgtgtgtgtgtgtgtgtgtgtgtgtgtgtgtgtgtgtgtgtgtgtgtgtgtgtgtgtgtgtgtgtgtgtgtgtgtgtgtgtgttgcagacagctgacactgatgaCTACACCCCCCACACTACTTACGGTGGGTGATGACCTCTGTCGCCCCCTGTGGTCGAGTTCATGAAAACTGActgatgatttgtgtgtgtgtgtgtgtgtgtgtgtgtgtgtgtgtgtgtgtgtgtgtgtgtgtgtgtgtgtgtgctgacaaggaggaaaagaatctgaaatctgtctgtgtctcaacaGGAAGTAGTTTTGTGGTTCCTGTGTCTGGTTTCCTGTGTCGACTCTGCAACAAGTTTTTTCAAAGAGAGATGACGgcacgacacacacactgcaggacaCGCACACACTACCTGAAcctgcaggtaacacacacacacacacactacctgaacctgcaggtaacacacacacacactacctgaACCTGCAggtaacacacgcacacgcacacacacacacacacacacactgcaggacaCGCACACACTACCTGAACCTGCAggtaacacacgcacacacacacacgcacacacacacacacacacacacacacacacacacacacacacaaacagctgagtgtgtgttgttttgtgtttcagaggaGTCAGAAGAAACAAGACGAGGACACGCCTCCTGTGACTTGACCTGCTCACACTGtatcccatcatgcatctgGAGACTTCCTTTAACAGAAACCCTGAATTTATCAATTGATCCTGATCATGTTTCTGTAGAATCATTGATCCAGAGAATCTGACGCTGATGTGAAGGATGTTGATCAAAGGAAGGATTCTACATTTGACTCAACATCACAACAGTCCGTCCCACAGAGACTCAACATCACAACAGTCCGTCCCACAGAgactcaacaacacaacagtccGTCCCACAGAgactcaacaacacaacagtccGTCCCACAGAGACTCAACGTCACAACAGTCCGTCCCACAGAGACTCAACATCACAACAGTCCGTCCCACAGAgactcaacaacacaacagtccGTCCCACAGAGACTCAACATCACAACAGTCCGTCCCACAGAGACTCAACATCACAACAGTCCGTCCCACAGAGACTCAACGTCACAACAGTCCGTCCCACAGAGACTCAACATCACAACAGTCCGTCCCACAGAGACTCAACATCACGTCCTTCATGTGAGAGGCTTTAGTGTTTGGAGGTGAACCAGGTGTTGAAGGTGAGGACGGATTCAACCAGTGTCCAGGCTTCAGATGTCCATGCTGAGTTTCCTCAGCAGGAGGCGCTGTTGTGCTTTTTGTAAACTAGGTGAGTGAGCACAACAGACGGAGGTTTAGACTGAACCTGCCGCACCTGAGCTCACGGGATTCTCACTCAATGTTTTGACCAGGTCGTGTGACGGTGTTTGGACGGAGCGTTGTCGGCTGAGCCACCAGGGCCACGTTTATTTATATGATACGTGAGTTTGAG
Proteins encoded in this window:
- the ciz1b gene encoding cdkn1a interacting zinc finger protein 1b, with amino-acid sequence MVKQQRRTDRSFLPAAGSSVEQVRFHIGPVQRRPPASLHQGSGRKWAGSGTGSADSWQRCSSSTTTEEERGNTHGDLGLGGSGETKRARLDGITESSAQVPASCDQPANESSLAGDGVSCRVPPLDQQVAAELSEDSRAAELQSVGSLKVTIQRSSESREFGQTDSTAETQTGGLHCHVCNLTCRSVQVFHEHMSGAEHMKKLQEITHSINLNTHTLQDRGRRPHTQRWCDSCQTHFSGDIIIHRQTKQHKMCKQLCRPFCPVCKRHFRTPRKFVEHMKSPQHKQKVHQQEAQEEELITVDAVGCFEGEKEEVEVAEEEEEEEEEEEEEKEGDAKKEAADEKVLQTADTDDYTPHTTYGSSFVVPVSGFLCRLCNKFFQREMTARHTHCRTRTHYLNLQRSQKKQDEDTPPVT